The nucleotide window AGACATCAGCCTTGCCCGACCACACAGTCGAGGTGACGTCGCCGTTCTCATCGAGCTCCTGCTTCCAGGACCCGTGCTCGTAGTCGATGAACCAGTCCCGGGCGTGATCCCAAATGCGCTCATACCAGTCGGCATACTTCTTATCTCCGGTGACACTGTATAGAGCTGCTGCACCACCGATTGCCTCTGCGGGAACCCATCGTATGCGGGTAGTCACCACGGGGTTACCGTCCCAGTCGACCGAGTAAACAAAGCCAGGATGGCCGTCCGGCTCCCAGGCATCGCGGATGGTGGCGTCGAACAAACCTTTCGAGTCTTCAAGAAGCCACGTTGGCGCATCCATTCCGCGAGCCTCGAGTCCGGCGCGGAGGTGAAGGAGCAGCCGCGACCATTCAATCCAGTGTCCCGGAGTTCCGCCATAGGCTCGGAACTGGCTGGCCCGGTCATCGGTGTTGTATTCAGGCAGCGGGTTCCACCCGGCGTCGAAGTGCTCGAACACCCGGTAGTTGTTGTTGCGCGCGAAGTTGTGGATGAGCACCTCGGCGATTCGGAGGGCACGTTCGATCCATCGGTTCTCCCCGGTCACATCCGCCACGATGAGGTAGGCCTCCACGGAATGCATACTCGCGTTGCCGCCGCGGTAATCCTCCGTTTCCGTGAATTCGCGGTTCCATGAGTCGAAACACATGTCAGATTCGTGGTCCCAGAACTTGGTATCAGCGATACGCAGAGCCTCGTCGAGCAGGTCTTGGGCTCCGGGTCGCCCTGCAGCAACAGCGCTGGCAGCTGCAAGAAGCACGAAAGAGTGTTGGTAACCGGACTTTATGTCGTTCACCGGTCCGTTGTCGTCGACTTCAGCAAACCAACCACCGAATTCATCGTCATGGAAGACCCCGTTGAGGGCGGCGATGCCGTGGTCGACGAGTAATGCAGTACCCGGACGACCCATCAGGGCGGCGACCGAGAAGCTGTGAATCATCCGGGCAGTAATCCAGAGGTGAGTCGGTTTGTCAGGAGATACGGCACCGTAGTTGTCGAGCCAACCAAACCCCGTCGGCACCTTGGACCCCGCGGCGAATGTGAAAAGCCGGTCGGTTTCCGCCTCGAGCCATCGTGCGTGGGCGGCACTGTTCAGCCACGTCATTGTGTGTCCTCTCTGATGCTTTTGCAGCCACTGAACAGCGACCCGTTTCTATCTTAACGTCAGATGACAGAAATCCACCAGATAAAGTTGGAATTCGGACACGGAATGGTGGCGCAGAGACGGAGCATCACCGCGGATTCGCATCGCTACCCGACCACCCGCCGCAACTCAGCCCGGGTCTCCCGATACACCTCCACCGGGTCATACGCCTTCTCGCCCGCTGCGAGTTCGCCCCACCGCGCCCACGACGCACGCCACACCGCAACCGCCACCTCGGTCAGCAGCAACACGGTCAGCGAATCGACCTTGGCCTCAACCTGAGATGCGATCCGGGCGCGCAACTCGCCGGCCAGCACCTGGTCCTGCGCCGCTGCCAACGCGAGAAGCTCCGGTTCCTTTGCCAAGAGACGCATTACGCGCGCATGGTCGCCGTAGTCCCCGCTGGTCTCCAACGCCATCACGGACTCGGCCATCGCTTCGATGTCCCGCAACAGCTCCGCAGGGTTGGCAGCCGACGTTTCGAACCCCCGCACACCCGCCAGCATCCGATGCTGCCCGGGCAACGCCGCGTGCTCCTTCCGCGTGAAGTATCGAAAGAACGTCCTCGACGAGACGCCGGCCCGGTCGGCGATCTGCTGAACCGTCGTCGTCTGGATGCCCTGCTCCTCAAATAGCTCCAGCGCCGCCCGGTGGATTTCCCGCTCAGTGTCGAGGCGCCGTCGTGCACGTAAGGAGGGGACGCCGTCGTCGTTCATTTGTCCTCCTATGAAACTGCACACAATCCGGATTGTCAGCTTATGCCGAGATGGCACATTGTGACACTATCGAGCGACCCTTCGATAAGAAACAGGTAGTTCATGCCGCCATCTCCCGTCCGCGAGGACCAGTCCGTTCACCTGGCCACCGCCGTCGAACCTCAAGCACCTACCCGCGTCGCGCCGATCATCGCGGTGCTCGCGCTGTCCGCGTTCGTGATGATCCTGAACGAGACCGTGGTGGGCGTCGCCCTGCCGAACCTCATGCAGGAGTACTCCGTCACCGCCACCACCGTGCAGTGGCTCACTACCGGGTTCCTCCTCACCATGGCCGTGGTCATCCCCACCACCGGGTTCATGCTGCAGCGCTTCACCACGCGCACCCTCTTCACCACGGCGCTCCTGCTGTTCATCGCCGGCACCCTGCTCGCCGCCCTCGCGCCGACCTTCGGTATCATCCTCATCGCCCGCGTGATCCAGGCCGGCGGCACCGCGATCATCCTGCCGCTACTGATGACCACCACGCTCACCTCGGTTGCACCCGCCCACCGCGGCACGGTCATGGGCCTGAACTCTGTGGTCATCTCGGTGGCGCCGGCCATCGGGCCAGCGCTGTCCGGCGTCGTGGTCTCCGCGCTCGGCTGGCGCTGGATCTTCGGGCTCATGCTGCCGGTGATCGCCGTCGTCTTCGTTCTCGGGCTGGTGCTCCTGAGAAAGGGAGGCGAGACGCGCAAGGCTCCGCTCGACGCGCTCTCCGTGGTGCTGTCCGCAATGGGCTTCGGCGGCCTCGTCTACGCGCTCGCCTCGATCGACGCAGTACTCGACGGTGCGTGGCTTCCGGTCGCTGCGCTGGTGCTCGGCGTCCTAGCCCTTGCTGCGTTTGTGCGCCGCCAGCTTCGACTGCAGCGCACCTCCGACTCCGCCCTGCTGGACCTCCGCCCGTTCGCCGTGCATAACTTCCGGGTCTCCGTGGCCATTCTGATGGTGGTCTTCGCGGCCATGATCGGCACCGTCACCGTCCTCCCGATCTATCTGCAGACCGGCCTCGGCGCGAGCGTGTTGACCACCGGCCTGCTGCTGCTTCCGGGCGGCCTGATCCAGGGCATCGTCTCACCGATCATCGGCCGGTTGTACGACGCCGTTGGCCCCCGCCCGCTGGTGATCCCCGGTGCGCTGCTGGTCGCCGGCGGCCAGTGGTGGCTCTCCACCCTGAACGCCGAGACACCGCTGCCGCTGGTCGGCGGTATGTACGTGATGTTCTCCGTTGGCCTGGCGATGCTCATGACTCCGCTCATGACGGCGGCGCTCAGCGCCCTGCCCCGCAACCTCTACGGCCACGGCAGCGCCAGCCTGAACACGCTGCAGCAGCTCGCCGGCGCGGCGGGAACCGCGATCCTCGTTGCGGCCCTCACGGTGGGCGCCGCGACTGCCTCAGCCGGGGGAGCGGCGGAAGGAGCGGCCCAGGCGTCCGGCGCGCAGGCGGCGTTCGTCGTCGGCGGTGTGTTGGCGCTGGTGGGTGTTGTGATGTCGCCCTTCGTGCGGCGGGTAAAGGACAACGGGGCTCGCGGCTGATCCCGTTCCGGTTTGCTCATCTATCCGTTGCCGCAAAGGTGGATGGGCCTTCGAAGCGGAGCTGTTGTGTGCCAAAGGTGAGCAAACCGGGACATCCCGCAGGGGCCGGGAGTAGTGATTGACTGGGGCTCACTACCGAGAAAACGAGGACCCATGGCCATCACGGACTTCGAACGCTATCCGCTCACCTTCGGCCCCAGCCCGGTGCACCACTTGCCGCGGCTCAGCAAGCACCTCGGCGGCGCGCAGCTGTGGGCGAAGCGGGAGGACGTGAATTCGGGCCTCGCGTTCGGTGGCAACAAGACCCGCAAGCTCGAGTACATCGTCCCCGACATCCTCGCGGAGGGCGCGGACACCATCGTCTCCATCGGCGGCTACCAGTCCAACCACACCCGGCAGGTCGCTGCAGTCGCCGCGAAGCTCGGTCTGAAGGCGCTGCTGGTTCAAGAAAACTGGGTCGACTGGCCGGATCCGCTCACCGACCGCGTGGGCAACATCCTGCTCTCCCGGCTCATGGGCGCGGACGTGCGCCTCGATGCGGCCGGTTTCGACATCGGCATCCGCGACTCCTGGAAAGACGCCGTCTCCGAGGTGGAAGCAGCCGGTGGCAAGCCGTACGCCATTCCGGCCGGCGCTTCGGAGCACAAGTTCGGTGGACTGGGCTTCGCCAACTGGGCCCACGAGGTGCAGCAGCAGGAGAAGGAATTCGGCGTCTTCTTCGACACCATCGTGGTGTGCACGGTCACCGGCTCCACCCACGCCGGCATGATCGCCGGTTTCGCCGCTCTCGAGGACGCCGGCGGACGTCCCCGCCGCGTCCTCGGCATCGACGCCTCCGCCACCCTGGACAAGACCCGCGACCAGGTGGCGCGCATCGCCCGCAATACCGCCACCCTCATTGGCGTCGAACGCGACCTGCGCGATGATGAGATTACCGTCCTCGAAGGCTGGGCCGGCGACCTCTACGGCGTCCCCGTGGACTCCACGCTCGAAGCCATGCGCCTCAGCGCCTCATTCGAAGCGATGATCACCGACCCCGTCTACGAGGGCAAGTCCATGGCCGGCATGATCGATCTCGTCGCCAGCAAGGACATCCCGGCCGACAGTAATGTGCTCTACGCCCACCTCGGCGGCCAGCCAGCACTCAACGCCTACAGCGGCTTGTTCCGAAGCTAAAAAAATAAAGTCGCACGGCCTACGATCTTAATTGTTGTTGGAGTTTCCGGGTGCACAGTGCCGGCAAATAGAAGGGAAGTAGCGAAGGTAACTTAATTGTTGGCCGAAGCCTGATAAATTTCAGACATGCGCCCCATTGAATTTCCGGAGTTCACGTTTAGCTCCCCGCTCGCCAAAGTGATTGTCGATCTGGAGCGCTTGCGCGGCGACCTCGGGTCAGGAACAACCAACCCTACGGTGTTCATTCAGCTCAATGCGCTGTTTCAGCTCATGACGAGCATTATGAGTGCACGAATCGAGGGCAACCGAACGTCAATAGTCGACGCAATCCAAGGCGTTGCCTTACAAGGACACCGTCACGGCAGTTCAGATGCCGAGGGGGTCAAGGAGATCGTGCAACTTCAAGACGCAGCGTCCTTCATTGACCGCGTTGTTGAGCCCGGCACTCCTATTACCCACGGTCTGGTTCGGGAACTGCACAAGATTGCAGTTGCGGGACTCGATCGTGAAGGAGACAAGACGCCTGGCTCCTACAGAACCAGTGGGGTGACGATCGGCGGATCGCAACACGTCCCGCCGTCTCATATCGCCATTCAGGGAGATATGAGTGAACTCCTTGACTTCGTTAATGGTCCTGTTGATCAGAGCTATGACCTATTGAAGACGGCCATTGCCCACCATCGCTTTGTCTGGATTCATCCGTTCGGAAACGGTAATGGCCGCGTCTGCCGGCTCTTCACCTACGCCATGCTGGTAAGTCTCGGTTTCACCGCAGCCGCCGGCTACCGCACGCTGAATCCGACCGCGGTCTTTGGTGCTGACAGGTCGTCGTACTACCAGCATCTTGAAGACGCGGATTCTTTGGAACCGGGTGCGATCGTCCGCTGGTGCACCTATTTGCTGGAAGGAATGCGAAACGATCTTGAGCGGCTGAAGCGCTTGAGCGACAACGACTTTGTAGTTGAAAGTCTGTTGCGTCCCGCGATTCGACGTGCGATGGATTCCGGGCATCTCTCTGTCCGCGAAGCTAAGGCCCTGGTGATCGTCGCAGAGAAGACAGAAGTGAAGGCTGCTGATCTTGAGCCCGCATTCCCAGGTTCGGCCGCCGTACGTAGCCAGCAGATCCGAAGGCTCCTCGATCGTCACATGCTTTCACCGGTCGCCGAGGGCAAACGGACGTACCAACTCGTGATGGCTCCGGGCGATCTGACTCCTTTCATTATCCGTCAACTCGATCAGCTCGGCTTCCTGCCAACGATCCTTCGGGAGAACTTCGGGTAGGGCCGTCTCTCGCCTTCAAACCCATAGCCAAAGCCGCCGGATGAGCGCATGCTTACCCTGTCGGGGCTTCACGAGGAGAAGTCATGAATATTGCGCTTTGGATCGTGGCCGGTGCGCTGGCAATCTTCTTCCTCGCTGCCGGTGTCACTAAAACCTTCCAACCGATCGAAAAAATCGTTGCGCAGGGACTCACCTGGGCGGAGGAAAAACCCGGCTATGCGCGCACCGCCGGCACGTTTGAAATTCTCGGCGCCCTCGGGCTGATCCTTCCCGGCATCTTCCGGATAGCAACGTTTCTGATCCCGGCGGCGGCCATCGGACTGGCGCTGATCATGGCCCTGTCGATCGCGTTCCACATCTCGCGCGGCGAGAAGGGCTTCACCATCAACATCGTGGCTCTGCTGCTCGCGTTATTCGTGGCCTGGGGACGCTCCACGGAGTGGGCCCTGTAAGGCACCGGCCGGCGGTGCAGGCAAGCCAGCGCCCTCTACTGCCCCGCCGATTCCGCCCGCTTCGCCCGGCCCAGCACCTTCGGCAGCACAGTTGGAAGCACCAGCACCGCGAGCGCCGCAATCAGCAGCCCCACGGTCAGTGGACGCGTGAAGAAGACCGAAAAATCGTTCTGGCTGATCGAGAGTGCACGGCGCAGTTGGGTTTCCATCATCGGCCCAAGGATGGCACCGAGGACTGCGGGGGCAACCGGGAAGTCATACACCCGCATGAAGAAGCCGGCAACGCCGATCGCGCACACGATCATCATGTCCGTCAGGCTGCCGGAGAGGCTGTAGACCCCCAGGATGCCGAACACCAGGATGCCCGTATACAGGAGCGTCTTGGGGATGCTAAGAATCTTGATCCATACCTTCACCAGCGGAAGGTTGATCACCAGCAGCATGATGTTGCCGATGAACAGGCTCGCAATCAGCGTCCACACCAGATCTGGTGAATTCTCGAACAGCTGTGGACCGGGCTGGATGTTGTAGATCTGGAAGGCGGTCAGAATGATCGCGGCAGTGGCCGACGTCGGAATGCCGAGGGTGAGCAGCGGCACCAGCACTCCGGAGAAGGAGGCGTTGTTTGCGGATTCCGGACCGGCCACGCCCTCGATGGCACCTTTCCCGAACTCTTCTTTGTGTTTGG belongs to Arthrobacter tumbae and includes:
- a CDS encoding AGE family epimerase/isomerase, with product MTWLNSAAHARWLEAETDRLFTFAAGSKVPTGFGWLDNYGAVSPDKPTHLWITARMIHSFSVAALMGRPGTALLVDHGIAALNGVFHDDEFGGWFAEVDDNGPVNDIKSGYQHSFVLLAAASAVAAGRPGAQDLLDEALRIADTKFWDHESDMCFDSWNREFTETEDYRGGNASMHSVEAYLIVADVTGENRWIERALRIAEVLIHNFARNNNYRVFEHFDAGWNPLPEYNTDDRASQFRAYGGTPGHWIEWSRLLLHLRAGLEARGMDAPTWLLEDSKGLFDATIRDAWEPDGHPGFVYSVDWDGNPVVTTRIRWVPAEAIGGAAALYSVTGDKKYADWYERIWDHARDWFIDYEHGSWKQELDENGDVTSTVWSGKADVYHLWHCLVIPRLPLAPGLAPALAAGLLDAHL
- a CDS encoding TetR family transcriptional regulator produces the protein MNDDGVPSLRARRRLDTEREIHRAALELFEEQGIQTTTVQQIADRAGVSSRTFFRYFTRKEHAALPGQHRMLAGVRGFETSAANPAELLRDIEAMAESVMALETSGDYGDHARVMRLLAKEPELLALAAAQDQVLAGELRARIASQVEAKVDSLTVLLLTEVAVAVWRASWARWGELAAGEKAYDPVEVYRETRAELRRVVG
- a CDS encoding DHA2 family efflux MFS transporter permease subunit, translating into MPPSPVREDQSVHLATAVEPQAPTRVAPIIAVLALSAFVMILNETVVGVALPNLMQEYSVTATTVQWLTTGFLLTMAVVIPTTGFMLQRFTTRTLFTTALLLFIAGTLLAALAPTFGIILIARVIQAGGTAIILPLLMTTTLTSVAPAHRGTVMGLNSVVISVAPAIGPALSGVVVSALGWRWIFGLMLPVIAVVFVLGLVLLRKGGETRKAPLDALSVVLSAMGFGGLVYALASIDAVLDGAWLPVAALVLGVLALAAFVRRQLRLQRTSDSALLDLRPFAVHNFRVSVAILMVVFAAMIGTVTVLPIYLQTGLGASVLTTGLLLLPGGLIQGIVSPIIGRLYDAVGPRPLVIPGALLVAGGQWWLSTLNAETPLPLVGGMYVMFSVGLAMLMTPLMTAALSALPRNLYGHGSASLNTLQQLAGAAGTAILVAALTVGAATASAGGAAEGAAQASGAQAAFVVGGVLALVGVVMSPFVRRVKDNGARG
- a CDS encoding 1-aminocyclopropane-1-carboxylate deaminase translates to MAITDFERYPLTFGPSPVHHLPRLSKHLGGAQLWAKREDVNSGLAFGGNKTRKLEYIVPDILAEGADTIVSIGGYQSNHTRQVAAVAAKLGLKALLVQENWVDWPDPLTDRVGNILLSRLMGADVRLDAAGFDIGIRDSWKDAVSEVEAAGGKPYAIPAGASEHKFGGLGFANWAHEVQQQEKEFGVFFDTIVVCTVTGSTHAGMIAGFAALEDAGGRPRRVLGIDASATLDKTRDQVARIARNTATLIGVERDLRDDEITVLEGWAGDLYGVPVDSTLEAMRLSASFEAMITDPVYEGKSMAGMIDLVASKDIPADSNVLYAHLGGQPALNAYSGLFRS
- a CDS encoding Fic family protein, giving the protein MRPIEFPEFTFSSPLAKVIVDLERLRGDLGSGTTNPTVFIQLNALFQLMTSIMSARIEGNRTSIVDAIQGVALQGHRHGSSDAEGVKEIVQLQDAASFIDRVVEPGTPITHGLVRELHKIAVAGLDREGDKTPGSYRTSGVTIGGSQHVPPSHIAIQGDMSELLDFVNGPVDQSYDLLKTAIAHHRFVWIHPFGNGNGRVCRLFTYAMLVSLGFTAAAGYRTLNPTAVFGADRSSYYQHLEDADSLEPGAIVRWCTYLLEGMRNDLERLKRLSDNDFVVESLLRPAIRRAMDSGHLSVREAKALVIVAEKTEVKAADLEPAFPGSAAVRSQQIRRLLDRHMLSPVAEGKRTYQLVMAPGDLTPFIIRQLDQLGFLPTILRENFG
- a CDS encoding DoxX family protein, whose translation is MNIALWIVAGALAIFFLAAGVTKTFQPIEKIVAQGLTWAEEKPGYARTAGTFEILGALGLILPGIFRIATFLIPAAAIGLALIMALSIAFHISRGEKGFTINIVALLLALFVAWGRSTEWAL